A single Mixta calida DNA region contains:
- a CDS encoding protein NinF, with product MTQPEEPHCADCGLPLSPDETFVCSDCCAFYTIFRDPNFYGEEGDE from the coding sequence ATGACGCAGCCTGAAGAGCCACATTGCGCAGATTGTGGGTTGCCGCTGTCACCAGACGAAACCTTTGTCTGCAGTGACTGCTGTGCTTTCTACACGATATTCAGAGACCCGAACTTTTATGGGGAGGAAGGCGATGAGTAA